The following are from one region of the Cystobacter fuscus DSM 2262 genome:
- a CDS encoding MaoC family dehydratase, translated as MPQTPPVLEFDVLPSLPGELLRAALSPRAARPADVPRLEARMRHLRAEPRALARYREVTGFPANGFLPLTYPQVLVTPLHLAVLNHPGFPYRLLGMIHVRNRIQQWRRLQEGAVLSVHVWVEGQREVRQGRELEVHTRVEEGGTLAWSAVTTMLRRLPGAAERSRGARSPFTPDPEEEARFASSRTEHWTVREDTGRRYALASGDFNPIHLHALTARPFGFSRAIAHGMWTVGRGVAALGQEAEAPALTLTSDFRRPLLLPARAVFQAAPLAEGATAYRVRGEDLTPYVLGELRPGAEPSTS; from the coding sequence ATGCCCCAGACCCCACCCGTCCTCGAGTTCGACGTCCTTCCCTCCCTGCCCGGGGAGTTGCTGCGCGCCGCCCTCTCCCCTCGCGCCGCACGCCCAGCCGACGTCCCCCGGCTCGAGGCGCGGATGCGACACCTCCGCGCGGAACCCCGCGCCCTCGCGCGCTACCGGGAGGTGACGGGCTTCCCGGCGAATGGCTTCCTTCCCCTGACGTACCCCCAGGTGCTCGTCACGCCGCTGCACCTCGCGGTGCTCAACCACCCCGGTTTCCCCTACCGGTTGCTCGGAATGATCCACGTGCGCAACCGCATCCAGCAGTGGCGCCGGTTGCAGGAGGGCGCGGTCCTCTCCGTGCACGTCTGGGTGGAGGGCCAACGCGAGGTCCGGCAGGGGCGGGAGCTGGAGGTGCATACCCGGGTGGAGGAAGGCGGAACGCTCGCCTGGAGCGCCGTCACCACCATGCTGCGCCGGCTGCCGGGCGCGGCGGAGCGCTCGCGAGGCGCCCGATCCCCGTTCACGCCGGATCCGGAGGAGGAGGCTCGCTTCGCCTCCAGCCGCACCGAGCATTGGACGGTGCGCGAGGACACCGGCCGGCGCTACGCGCTCGCCTCGGGGGACTTCAATCCCATCCACCTGCACGCGCTCACGGCCCGTCCCTTCGGTTTCTCGCGAGCCATCGCGCACGGCATGTGGACCGTGGGCCGCGGCGTGGCGGCGCTGGGCCAGGAGGCGGAAGCGCCCGCGCTGACCCTCACCTCGGACTTCCGCCGGCCCCTGCTGCTACCCGCGCGCGCGGTGTTCCAGGCGGCGCCGCTGGCGGAGGGGGCGACCGCCTACCGCGTGCGGGGGGAGGATCTCACCCCCTACGTCCTGGGCGAGCTGCGGCCTGGAGCCGAGCCCTCCACGTCGTGA
- a CDS encoding phosphatidylinositol-specific phospholipase C, with the protein MPLHPVPRVQNLVLALLLALLLPAPFAAAHGRYFNDSGSVPTSHPNWMRWIPSSTSVAALSVPGTHDTMANETEWYVTAIERAWILTQGMELRPQLDAGVRALDIRARHIGNGFTIHHGAYHLMANFDGVLSTAVQFLRDNPTETLLMRVKKEHTEENTTRSFAATFEWYRDQPAYSPYIWRGTHIPTLGEVRGKIVILDDFDGGDHGIGWGSLNKQDAWEETNTDTKWNLVRAHLEAASAGNPNTLYINFLSAAGVGGTPSAIAGSVNEDALHYLMGTGVQRTGVLMMDFPGAGLIDAIIAHNFRLASSAAAIGGDFATVFNNVAHGFHSEGDDEARDRVLEARTFLNHTLPGMSWHIIVSGTSGSDNWGYTVQHHGLYQKSDWVNGYSHVAFNTLTSDSAVSASLLQSYVDGQLGGLSGSAENRAVQLAERVRARFPFQSWSVLVKRAPGGFDNWAYEPWGAHYMRWQGDYAYAVWGYAPQQGVYLYEHSGYLGDLRHLTGSVSELRGQGFNDLTSSVRIIGNYRANLWENDNGSGAGLYVPQTRDDLPTVGWNDRASSVEIWRY; encoded by the coding sequence ATGCCGTTACACCCAGTCCCCCGTGTCCAGAACCTCGTGTTGGCCCTCCTCCTGGCGTTGCTGCTTCCGGCGCCCTTCGCCGCCGCGCATGGGCGGTATTTCAACGACTCGGGCTCCGTGCCCACCAGCCATCCCAATTGGATGCGGTGGATTCCCTCCTCCACCAGCGTCGCGGCGCTCTCGGTGCCGGGGACTCACGACACCATGGCCAACGAGACGGAATGGTATGTGACCGCCATCGAGCGGGCCTGGATCCTCACCCAGGGGATGGAGCTCCGGCCCCAGCTCGACGCGGGCGTTCGGGCCCTGGACATCCGCGCCCGCCACATCGGCAATGGCTTCACCATCCACCACGGCGCGTACCACCTCATGGCCAACTTCGATGGGGTGTTGAGCACGGCGGTGCAGTTCCTGCGGGACAATCCCACCGAAACCCTCCTGATGCGAGTCAAGAAGGAGCACACCGAGGAGAACACGACGCGCTCCTTCGCCGCGACGTTCGAGTGGTACCGGGATCAGCCCGCCTACAGCCCCTACATCTGGCGAGGCACCCACATCCCCACGCTCGGCGAGGTCCGGGGCAAGATTGTCATTCTGGATGACTTCGATGGCGGAGACCACGGCATCGGCTGGGGCAGCCTCAACAAGCAGGACGCGTGGGAAGAGACCAACACCGACACGAAGTGGAACCTGGTGCGCGCGCACCTCGAGGCGGCGAGCGCCGGTAACCCCAACACCCTGTACATCAACTTCCTGAGCGCCGCCGGAGTCGGGGGAACGCCCAGCGCCATCGCGGGCAGCGTCAACGAGGACGCGCTCCACTACCTGATGGGCACCGGCGTGCAGCGCACCGGCGTGCTGATGATGGACTTTCCGGGAGCGGGGTTGATCGACGCCATCATCGCCCACAACTTCCGCCTGGCCTCGAGCGCGGCGGCCATCGGCGGGGACTTCGCGACCGTCTTCAACAACGTCGCCCATGGCTTCCACAGCGAGGGCGATGACGAGGCGCGTGACCGGGTCCTGGAGGCCAGGACCTTCCTGAACCACACGCTGCCGGGAATGTCCTGGCACATCATCGTGTCGGGCACCTCCGGCTCCGACAACTGGGGCTACACCGTGCAGCACCACGGGCTGTACCAGAAGTCCGACTGGGTCAACGGCTACAGCCACGTGGCCTTCAATACCCTGACGAGCGACAGCGCGGTCAGCGCGAGCCTGCTGCAGAGCTACGTCGACGGACAGCTCGGCGGCTTGAGTGGCTCAGCGGAGAACCGGGCCGTGCAACTGGCCGAGCGGGTCCGGGCGCGCTTCCCGTTCCAGTCCTGGAGTGTCCTGGTCAAGCGCGCCCCCGGAGGCTTCGACAACTGGGCCTACGAGCCGTGGGGGGCGCACTACATGCGCTGGCAGGGAGACTACGCCTACGCGGTGTGGGGCTATGCACCCCAGCAGGGGGTGTATCTGTACGAGCACTCGGGCTACCTGGGGGACCTCCGCCACCTGACGGGCTCCGTCTCGGAGCTGCGCGGCCAGGGCTTCAATGACCTGACCTCCTCCGTCCGGATCATCGGCAACTACCGCGCGAACCTCTGGGAAAACGACAACGGGTCCGGCGCGGGGTTGTACGTCCCCCAGACCCGGGATGATCTGCCCACCGTGGGCTGGAATGATCGAGCCTCCTCGGTGGAGATCTGGCGTTACTGA
- a CDS encoding sensor histidine kinase: protein MANQTRRLLWPIAGMVTLGVVLQVFSLLAVVESDAIADRSQQYVAVAADQRTTAEQFENATYLALVGLATANWELLLRQRASAQALAGRFVAANTAMLQGGEARTGDVMVMLRGVEEPEVHEALTSVWALWEETHAAHVRLLRSDNHSLKNNPDVERFRAASSRLTRALGDVSVLLQRRAQVEESRLAAVHGLTPIGLFLLMLGSAAFVIWRILLPFAASTEELARSEAALRLARDELEQRVAERTRELAQTNEALRHSHDGLEVRVKERTQELRDAQRRAVELARQAGMAELATNVLHNVGNVLNSINTSASILDERLRTLRVQPLVKVAELLESHRADLAVFMTEDERGRRLPEYLVKLGQHLSSTRDELLEMTAALHRHVEHIRMIVELQQSYATSSSIVEVTSLQELVEDALRINAAALGRHGVTVERHFAPLPHVMVDKHKLLQIVLNLISNAKYAVNDNPDGERRVTLRVERPTEDRVQVQVRDNGMGIAPELLTKIFQHGFTTRKDGHGFGLHSCAIAARALGGSLVAHSDGPKKGATFTLELPYRPEEQGSA from the coding sequence ATGGCGAACCAGACCCGGAGGCTGCTCTGGCCCATCGCGGGGATGGTGACGCTGGGCGTCGTCCTGCAGGTGTTCTCCCTGCTGGCCGTGGTGGAGAGTGACGCGATCGCGGACCGGAGCCAGCAGTACGTCGCGGTCGCGGCCGACCAGCGCACCACCGCCGAGCAGTTCGAGAACGCCACCTACCTCGCCCTCGTCGGACTGGCGACGGCCAACTGGGAGTTGCTGTTGCGGCAGCGGGCCAGCGCCCAGGCGCTGGCCGGGCGCTTCGTGGCCGCGAACACGGCGATGCTCCAGGGAGGAGAGGCGCGCACCGGTGACGTGATGGTGATGCTGCGGGGCGTCGAGGAGCCGGAGGTCCATGAGGCACTCACCTCCGTGTGGGCGCTGTGGGAGGAGACGCACGCGGCTCACGTGCGTCTTCTCCGCTCCGACAACCACTCCCTCAAGAACAACCCCGACGTGGAGCGCTTCCGCGCCGCGTCGTCGCGGTTGACCCGGGCACTGGGCGATGTCTCCGTGCTCCTGCAGCGTCGCGCGCAGGTGGAGGAAAGTCGACTCGCCGCCGTCCATGGCCTCACCCCGATCGGCCTCTTCCTGCTGATGCTCGGGAGCGCCGCGTTCGTCATCTGGCGCATCCTCCTGCCATTCGCGGCCTCGACGGAGGAGCTCGCACGCAGCGAGGCGGCGCTGCGACTGGCCCGCGACGAGCTCGAGCAGCGGGTGGCCGAGCGCACGCGGGAGCTCGCACAGACCAACGAGGCCCTGCGCCACTCCCACGACGGGTTGGAGGTCCGCGTCAAGGAGCGTACTCAGGAGCTGAGGGACGCCCAGCGCCGCGCCGTGGAGCTGGCGCGCCAGGCGGGCATGGCCGAACTCGCCACCAACGTGCTGCACAACGTGGGCAACGTCCTCAACAGCATCAACACCTCGGCCAGCATCCTGGACGAGCGGCTGCGCACGCTCCGCGTGCAACCGCTCGTCAAGGTCGCCGAGCTGCTCGAGTCGCACCGCGCCGACCTCGCGGTTTTCATGACGGAGGACGAGCGCGGACGACGCCTGCCCGAGTACCTCGTCAAGCTCGGGCAGCACCTGTCCTCCACGCGCGACGAGCTATTGGAGATGACGGCGGCGCTCCACCGCCATGTCGAGCACATCCGGATGATCGTCGAGCTCCAGCAGAGCTACGCCACGTCCTCGAGCATCGTGGAGGTGACCTCGCTGCAGGAACTGGTCGAGGACGCGCTGCGCATCAACGCGGCGGCGCTCGGGCGGCACGGCGTCACGGTCGAGCGGCACTTCGCCCCACTGCCGCACGTGATGGTCGACAAGCACAAGCTGCTGCAGATCGTCCTGAACCTCATCAGCAACGCCAAGTACGCGGTGAATGACAATCCAGACGGCGAGCGGCGTGTCACGCTGAGGGTCGAGCGTCCCACGGAAGACCGTGTCCAGGTGCAGGTGCGGGACAACGGCATGGGCATCGCGCCGGAGCTGCTCACGAAGATCTTCCAGCATGGGTTCACCACGCGCAAGGACGGACACGGCTTCGGGCTCCACTCGTGTGCGATCGCCGCCCGCGCGCTGGGGGGCTCGCTGGTGGCCCACAGCGATGGCCCCAAGAAGGGGGCGACCTTCACGCTGGAGCTTCCCTACCGGCCCGAGGAGCAGGGCAGCGCCTGA